One region of Osmerus eperlanus unplaced genomic scaffold, fOsmEpe2.1 SCAFFOLD_248, whole genome shotgun sequence genomic DNA includes:
- the edf1 gene encoding endothelial differentiation-related factor 1 homolog — protein sequence MAESDWDTVTVLRKKGPTAAQSKSKQAVAAAQRRGEELETSKKWAAGQNKQHVITKNTAKLDRETEELQHQRVPLEVGKVIQQGRQNKGLTQKDLATKINEKPQVIADYECGKAIPNNQVMGKIERAIGLKLRGRDIGKPMDPLPQKK from the exons ATGGCAGAAAGTGACTGGGACACCGTGACCGTGCTGAGGAAGAAAGGACCAACTGCTGCGCAATCGAAGTCCAAGCAG GCTGTCGCAGCAGCCCAGAGACGCGGAGAAGAACTAGAAACATCAAAGAAAT GGGCTGCAGGGCAGAACAAGCAGCATGTCATCACCAAGAACACAGCCAAGCTAGACCGCGAGACGGAGGAGCTGCAGCACCAGAGGGTTCCCCTGGAGGTGGGCAAGGTGATCCAGCAGGGACGACAGAACAAGGGCCTAACGCAGAAGGACCTGGCCACT AAAATCAACGAGAAGCCACAGGTCATTGCGGACTACGAGTGCGGGAAGGCCATCCCTAACAACCAGGTTATGGGCAAAATCGAAAGAGCAATAG GGTTAAAGCTACGAGGGAGAGA